One part of the Lotus japonicus ecotype B-129 chromosome 2, LjGifu_v1.2 genome encodes these proteins:
- the LOC130737757 gene encoding pentatricopeptide repeat-containing protein At4g35850, mitochondrial: MKFLQSLIGNARTRFAARGGSLGRVSGVRFFCAPSEEYYKRNYANNVSEYNTVFGSLTAQRRNFLLRDAYDDMMLDGVKPNRDTFHSLVVGTMRGSRMQDAFYFLNQMKIMGLVPDVTLYNFLISTCGKSKNSDQAIQILEEMKFMEVKPNVRTYICLLHACAADGRLDRVNAIVRDMTAAGLGLNKFCYAGLIVAHKNKTPVTDDFAAKVIEFVERSKIWSSVEANSANAENVMMGVSDEELYNLPTAEYVHRRGGFLVRPFTAYHTAFYAAADVKNVELVGTLLEMLNKEGKSPDIYIMMQVIRCYCHAGDIERAHQTFEGYINSNRVIELYVTFAQGAMNGYTEKGMQIAQDTLVTMNERQFFLNSKYGSELLLIAAGEKTGGYTTANYIWDLMRARNIVPSFAAVERYYQGLKDREIPQDDPRLVLVCRTLDNFRMRNRGPNV, encoded by the exons ATGAAGTTCCTTCAGTCCCTCATTGGCAATG CTCGAACCCGTTTTGCGGCGCGTGGTGGGTCACTGGGTCGGGTCTCTGGGGTCCGATTCTTCTGTGCTCCTTCTGAAGAGTACTACAAGAGAAACTACGCCAACAATGTCTCCGAGTACAACACCGTGTTCGGTTCTCTCACTGCTCaaagaag GAATTTCTTGCTGAGGGATGCTTATGATGATATGATGCTTGATGGGGTGAAGCCGAACCGTGACACTTTCCATTCCCTTGTTGTTGGGACCATGAGAGGCTCTAGAATGCAAGATGCTTTCTACTTCTTGAATCAAATGAAAATCATGGGTTTGGTTCCTGAT GTTACTTTATACAACTTTCTGATTTCAACTTGTGGGAAATCCAAGAACTCTGATCAGGCTATTCAG ATTTTGGAGGAGATGAAGTTCATGGAAGTAAAGCCAAATGTACGAACCTACATCTGCTTGCTGCATGCTTGTGCAGCCGATGGACGCTTAGACCGAGT GAATGCAATTGTTCGCGATATGACTGCAGCTGGTCTGGGATTAAACAAGTTCTGCTATGCGGGGCTTATAGTTGCTCACAAGAACAAAACACCTGTTACCGATGATTTTGCTGCAAAA GTTATTGAGTTTGTCGAGAGGTCAAAGATTTGGTCTTCAGTTGAAGCCAACAGTGCCAATGCTGAGAATGTGATGATGGGTGTTTCTGACGAGGAGTTATACAACTTACCAACAGCAGAATATGTTCACAGGCGCGGTGGATTTTTGGTGAGGCCATTTACGGCATATCATACTGCATTTTATGCTGCTGCAGATGTCAAGAATGTTGAG TTGGTGGGCACACTTTTGGAAATGCTCAACAAGGAGGGGAAATCTCCGGATATCTATATTATGATGCAAGTAATTAG GTGCTATTGTCATGCAGGAGATATTGAGCGTGCTCATCAAACTTTTGAGGGCTACATAAACTCAAACAGGGTTATTGAACTTTATGTG ACATTTGCACAGGGGGCAATGAATGGCTACACTGAAAAAGGAATGCAAATTGCTCAAGATACACTG GTGACAATGAACGAAAGACAATTTTTCTTGAATTCCAAATACGGAAGTGAACTCCTGCTTATAGCTGCTGGTGAAAAG ACCGGAGGATACACTACTGCTAACTACATATGGGACTTGATGCGGGCCCGTAATATTGTCCCTTCATTTGCTGCGGTAGAAAGATACTATCAGGGCTTGAAA